One window from the genome of Comamonas sp. lk encodes:
- the mgtA gene encoding magnesium-translocating P-type ATPase gives MRILKNLFHAFLRSRRFAGLFERHLMPGRGPLPDESIPQELNRGLQHAAQSDAAQLLTQLDSSTKGLTHSQAQYLLSQLGPNEVAHEKPLPAWLHLWHCYKNPFNLLLTVLAIVSYVTEDEKATVVIGSMVLLSTLLRFVQEGKSNRAAARLQALVSNKATVRRRADDPATPAVFQDSGLNPDAQTHEIPLRDMVPGDVVVLSAGDMIPADCRVLSAKDLFVSQAAMTGESLPVEKFATVGDSGQAASVLEAGNLLFMGSNVVSGAATALVIATGNHTYFGTLATRVTHSDRAPTAFEKGVNSVSWLLIRFAAVMVPVVLFINGYTKGDWGEAFLFALSVAVGLTPEMLPMIVTTTLAKGAVALSRQKVVVKRLDAIQNFGAMDVLCTDKTGTLTQDRIALERHTDVLGQPSDEVLQFAYLNSYYQTGLKNLLDHAVLEHVELQPQLHVSEDYRKVDEIPFDFQRRRMSVVVAERNHHHELICKGAVEEILQVCTRLRQGDALLELTPERRSQVLAVTEGLNHEGLRVVAVAMKEVPPDKNTYGIGDEAELTLIGYVAFLDPPKESTPAAIAALLQHGVAVKVLTGDNELVARKVCRDVGLQVDSVLLGSTIEAMDEATLRSVVDQQVLFAKLTPLHKERIVQALRANGHITGFMGDGINDAPALRAADIGISVDSAVDIAKEAADIILLEKSLLVLEQGVVEGRRTFSNMLKYIRMTASSNFGNVFSVLIASAFIPFLPMLPMQLLMQNLLYDISQIAIPFDHVDEELVARPLHWNPQDLGRFMMFFGPISSLFDVTTFALMWWVFHANTPEQQTLFQSGWFVVGLLTQTLIVHMIRTPKIAFVQSRASWPLLIMTGVIMAIGIFLPMGPLASYFKLQTLPASYFLWLLVILLAYAALTTLAKRYYIRRFGWQ, from the coding sequence ATGCGAATTCTCAAAAACCTGTTTCACGCTTTCCTGCGCAGCCGTCGCTTTGCCGGCCTGTTTGAACGCCATCTCATGCCTGGGCGCGGGCCGCTGCCCGACGAAAGCATCCCCCAGGAACTGAACAGGGGGCTACAACATGCCGCGCAAAGCGATGCCGCTCAGTTGCTGACACAGCTGGACAGCAGCACCAAGGGGCTGACCCATTCACAGGCCCAATACCTGCTCTCACAGCTAGGGCCCAATGAGGTCGCGCACGAAAAACCGCTACCCGCCTGGCTGCACCTGTGGCATTGCTACAAGAATCCGTTCAATCTGCTGCTGACGGTGCTGGCCATCGTGTCCTATGTCACAGAAGACGAAAAAGCCACCGTCGTCATAGGCTCCATGGTGCTGCTGTCCACCTTGCTGCGCTTTGTCCAGGAAGGAAAATCCAACCGGGCGGCCGCGCGCCTGCAGGCCTTGGTCAGCAACAAAGCCACGGTGCGGCGCAGAGCCGACGATCCGGCAACACCTGCGGTCTTTCAGGACAGCGGCCTGAACCCGGATGCCCAGACTCACGAGATCCCGCTGCGCGATATGGTTCCGGGTGATGTGGTGGTGCTGTCTGCCGGCGACATGATTCCCGCCGACTGCCGTGTGCTGAGTGCCAAGGATCTTTTTGTCAGCCAGGCCGCCATGACCGGCGAATCGCTGCCCGTAGAGAAATTCGCGACAGTGGGCGACTCAGGGCAAGCAGCGTCGGTGCTGGAAGCCGGCAATCTGCTCTTCATGGGTAGCAATGTGGTGTCTGGCGCGGCCACCGCCTTGGTGATTGCCACCGGCAATCACACCTACTTTGGAACTTTAGCCACGCGCGTCACGCACAGCGACCGTGCACCGACCGCATTCGAAAAAGGTGTCAACAGCGTCAGCTGGCTGCTGATCCGCTTTGCAGCCGTCATGGTCCCCGTGGTGCTGTTCATCAACGGCTATACCAAGGGCGATTGGGGCGAGGCCTTTTTGTTTGCCCTGTCGGTTGCCGTGGGCCTGACGCCCGAGATGCTGCCCATGATTGTGACAACCACCCTGGCCAAGGGCGCCGTGGCTTTATCTCGGCAGAAAGTGGTGGTCAAGCGGCTGGATGCCATTCAGAATTTTGGCGCCATGGACGTGCTTTGCACCGACAAGACCGGAACCCTGACCCAGGACAGGATCGCACTGGAGCGCCATACCGATGTACTGGGACAACCCAGCGACGAGGTGCTGCAGTTCGCCTATCTGAACAGCTACTACCAGACCGGCCTGAAAAACCTGCTGGATCACGCCGTGCTGGAACATGTGGAGCTGCAGCCACAGCTGCATGTCAGCGAAGACTATCGCAAGGTGGACGAGATACCGTTTGACTTTCAGCGCAGACGCATGTCCGTGGTCGTGGCCGAACGCAACCACCACCATGAACTGATCTGCAAGGGTGCAGTCGAGGAAATTCTGCAGGTGTGCACGCGGCTGCGCCAGGGTGATGCACTGCTGGAGCTGACTCCGGAGCGTCGCAGCCAGGTGCTCGCCGTGACCGAGGGACTGAACCACGAAGGGCTGCGTGTGGTGGCCGTGGCCATGAAGGAAGTGCCGCCCGACAAAAACACCTATGGCATTGGCGACGAGGCAGAACTCACCTTGATCGGCTATGTGGCTTTTCTGGACCCCCCCAAGGAATCCACCCCTGCGGCCATTGCCGCGCTGCTGCAGCACGGCGTGGCCGTGAAGGTTCTCACCGGCGACAACGAACTGGTGGCCCGCAAGGTATGCCGCGATGTGGGCCTGCAAGTGGATTCCGTCCTGTTGGGCAGCACCATCGAGGCCATGGATGAGGCCACGCTTCGCAGCGTGGTGGATCAACAGGTCTTGTTTGCCAAACTCACGCCGCTGCACAAGGAACGCATCGTGCAGGCTCTGCGCGCCAACGGCCACATCACGGGATTCATGGGCGATGGCATCAACGACGCGCCCGCCCTGCGTGCGGCCGATATCGGCATCAGCGTGGACAGCGCCGTGGATATTGCCAAGGAGGCCGCCGACATCATCTTGCTGGAAAAAAGCCTGCTGGTGCTGGAGCAAGGCGTGGTGGAAGGACGGCGCACCTTCAGCAACATGCTCAAGTACATACGCATGACGGCCAGCTCCAATTTCGGCAATGTGTTCTCGGTGCTGATCGCCTCGGCCTTCATTCCGTTCCTGCCCATGCTGCCCATGCAGCTGCTGATGCAAAACCTGCTCTATGACATCTCGCAGATTGCCATCCCTTTTGACCATGTAGACGAGGAACTCGTTGCCAGGCCCTTGCACTGGAACCCGCAGGACTTGGGTCGCTTCATGATGTTCTTTGGCCCGATCAGCTCGCTGTTTGATGTGACTACTTTCGCCCTGATGTGGTGGGTCTTTCATGCCAACACGCCAGAGCAGCAAACCCTGTTCCAGTCGGGATGGTTCGTGGTGGGTTTGCTGACGCAGACACTGATCGTGCACATGATCCGCACGCCCAAGATTGCATTTGTGCAAAGCCGTGCCTCCTGGCCGCTGCTGATCATGACGGGCGTCATCATGGCCATAGGCATTTTTCTTCCCATGGGTCCTCTGGCCAGCTACTTCAAGCTCCAGACCCTGCCCGCCAGCTACTTTCTATGGCTGCTGGTCATCCTGCTGGCCTATGCTGCTCTCACCACTTTGGCCAAGCGTTACTACATCCGCCGCTTTGGCTGGCAATAA
- a CDS encoding peroxiredoxin, whose product MPTSSLRTLVCTAALLCTATVQAALKVGDVAPTFRAPAAVAGKAFDFDMAAALKKGPVVLYFFPKAFTQGCTLEAHAFAEATPRFAAMGATVVGMSHDDIDTLKRFSTEACRDQFAVASDPKATTIKAYDAAAAASPERADRISYVIGQDGKVKFAHTSADPLEHVAQTQAAVKRLAGK is encoded by the coding sequence ATGCCGACTTCCAGCCTACGCACTCTGGTCTGTACCGCCGCCCTGCTCTGCACTGCTACCGTGCAAGCCGCTTTGAAGGTGGGCGATGTCGCCCCCACGTTCAGGGCGCCTGCCGCCGTGGCAGGCAAGGCTTTTGATTTCGACATGGCGGCCGCCCTGAAGAAGGGGCCGGTGGTGCTGTATTTCTTCCCCAAGGCCTTCACCCAGGGCTGCACGCTGGAGGCCCATGCTTTTGCCGAGGCTACACCGCGGTTTGCGGCCATGGGGGCCACCGTGGTGGGTATGTCGCACGACGATATAGACACCTTGAAGCGCTTTTCCACCGAAGCCTGTCGCGACCAGTTTGCCGTGGCCTCCGACCCCAAGGCGACCACCATCAAGGCCTATGACGCAGCGGCTGCGGCCAGCCCCGAGCGGGCCGACCGCATCTCCTATGTGATAGGCCAGGATGGCAAGGTGAAGTTTGCGCATACCAGCGCAGACCCGCTGGAGCATGTGGCGCAGACCCAGGCTGCCGTCAAGCGACTGGCCGGCAAATGA
- a CDS encoding lysoplasmalogenase family protein produces MLTPSQVIVLATPVFFGLIAIEWWISLRRGRNAYALADAISSLNLGVLSQTSAVFTKLLTLGIYTAIASHAALWINDAFWLSLPGWLLALVFYDFCYYWLHRMGHEVGALWAAHAVHHQSQAYNLSTALRQTSSGALLGWIFYLPMALAGVPPLVFAVVGLIDLLYQFWVHTEQVKKLGWFDRWFCSPSNHRVHHAVNDRYLDRNYGGIFIFWDRLFGTFKAEDEREPCVYGTRGLLNSWDPLWANTTVYRQLAHDSWHARNWADKLRIWLKPPGWRPADVAQRFPKPAFDLDAHRTLFAPAMSQRLRWFASLQFVVLVAGTSFFLWNADQSPLANNLIWFGVLLTSQWALGAVMQARIGAWMALMLQSGALATATAALGWQEWHWLFKPATMVFTIFYVATYAEFEKGTAQKHSKSAKHWLLAALALSMLGDVFLMLDGLFIPGLVSFLLAHLCYIALFKQNAPWFANRRAMVLIGLIALTMYGYLWQGGLPAELRIPVLAYVGVIATMAAQAWGCYRVQPNRGTLLVALGASFFMLSDSILAINRFVQPLPWSAIWVLSSYYLAQALIVQGSLKRRDSTSSSEEAGSISTGMASPSGLT; encoded by the coding sequence ATGCTCACACCCAGTCAAGTCATTGTTCTCGCCACACCGGTGTTCTTCGGGCTGATCGCCATCGAATGGTGGATCAGCCTGCGACGTGGGCGCAATGCCTATGCCCTGGCCGATGCCATCAGCTCGCTCAACCTGGGCGTGCTGAGCCAGACCAGCGCCGTCTTCACCAAGCTGCTGACTCTGGGCATTTACACCGCCATCGCCAGCCATGCGGCCCTGTGGATCAATGATGCCTTCTGGCTGAGTCTGCCCGGCTGGCTGCTGGCTCTGGTGTTCTACGATTTTTGCTATTACTGGCTGCACCGCATGGGCCATGAGGTCGGCGCGCTCTGGGCGGCACACGCCGTGCACCACCAGAGCCAGGCCTACAACCTCTCCACCGCCCTGCGCCAGACCAGCTCCGGCGCCCTGCTGGGCTGGATTTTCTATCTGCCCATGGCACTGGCCGGCGTGCCGCCTCTGGTGTTTGCCGTGGTCGGCCTCATCGATCTGCTCTACCAATTCTGGGTGCATACCGAGCAGGTCAAAAAGCTGGGCTGGTTTGACCGCTGGTTCTGCTCACCCAGCAATCACCGCGTGCACCATGCCGTCAACGACCGATATCTGGACCGAAACTACGGCGGCATCTTCATCTTCTGGGACCGGCTGTTTGGCACTTTCAAGGCAGAAGACGAGCGCGAGCCCTGCGTCTACGGCACGCGCGGTCTGCTCAACAGCTGGGACCCGCTGTGGGCCAATACCACCGTGTACCGCCAGCTGGCCCATGACAGCTGGCACGCAAGAAACTGGGCGGACAAGCTCCGGATCTGGCTCAAGCCGCCGGGCTGGCGGCCGGCCGATGTAGCTCAGCGCTTTCCCAAGCCGGCCTTTGATCTGGACGCCCACCGCACACTCTTCGCTCCCGCCATGAGCCAACGGCTGCGCTGGTTTGCCAGCCTGCAGTTTGTCGTCCTGGTGGCCGGCACCTCGTTTTTTCTCTGGAATGCGGACCAGTCGCCACTGGCCAACAATCTGATCTGGTTTGGCGTGCTGCTGACCAGCCAGTGGGCGCTTGGCGCCGTCATGCAGGCACGCATAGGCGCATGGATGGCGTTGATGCTGCAATCGGGCGCTCTGGCCACCGCCACGGCAGCCCTGGGCTGGCAGGAATGGCACTGGCTGTTCAAACCGGCGACCATGGTTTTTACTATTTTTTATGTAGCTACATACGCTGAATTCGAAAAGGGAACAGCACAAAAACATTCCAAATCTGCAAAGCACTGGCTGCTGGCAGCACTGGCGCTCTCCATGCTGGGCGATGTCTTTCTGATGCTGGATGGGCTGTTCATTCCGGGGCTGGTGAGCTTTTTACTTGCCCATCTTTGCTACATCGCCTTGTTCAAGCAAAACGCCCCATGGTTTGCCAACCGCAGGGCGATGGTTTTGATTGGACTCATCGCCCTGACCATGTACGGCTATCTATGGCAAGGCGGCCTGCCCGCCGAACTGCGCATTCCCGTGCTGGCCTATGTCGGCGTGATAGCCACCATGGCAGCCCAGGCCTGGGGCTGCTACCGGGTGCAGCCAAATCGCGGCACTTTGCTGGTCGCCCTGGGAGCCAGTTTTTTCATGCTCAGCGACTCGATTCTGGCCATCAACCGCTTTGTGCAGCCCCTGCCCTGGTCTGCCATCTGGGTGCTCAGCAGCTACTACCTGGCTCAGGCTTTGATTGTGCAAGGCAGCTTGAAAAGGCGCGACTCGACCTCATCCAGTGAAGAAGCGGGCAGCATATCGACGGGCATGGCATCCCCCTCGGGTTTGACCTGA
- the ruvB gene encoding Holliday junction branch migration DNA helicase RuvB, producing MTIHVDEFAASPAPGQPARKARGEAGDPSAAAPRMVSAGHSSVGEEALERALRPKLLDEYVGQTKAREQLEIFIGAAKKRSEALDHVLLFGPPGLGKTTLSHIIAAELGVNLRQTSGPVLEKPKDLAALLTNLEANDVLFIDEIHRLSPVVEEILYPALEDYQIDIMIGEGPAARSIKLDLQPFTLVGATTRAGMLTNPLRDRFGIVARLEFYTSEELSRIVRRSAGLLKAPIDDEGCFEIARRSRGTPRIANRLLRRVRDYADVKSDGRITREIADLALAMLDVDPQGFDVMDRKLLEAVVHRFDGGPVGLDNIAASIGEESGTIEDVIEPYLIQQGFLQRTPRGRMATKAAYLHLGLPAPGDDAST from the coding sequence ATGACGATTCATGTGGACGAATTTGCGGCCAGCCCCGCCCCTGGACAACCCGCACGCAAGGCACGTGGCGAGGCCGGCGACCCATCAGCCGCTGCGCCGCGCATGGTGTCGGCTGGGCATTCGTCCGTGGGCGAGGAAGCGCTGGAACGCGCTCTGCGCCCCAAGCTGCTCGATGAATACGTGGGCCAGACCAAGGCCCGCGAGCAGCTGGAAATCTTTATCGGCGCTGCCAAAAAGCGCAGCGAAGCGCTGGACCATGTGCTGCTGTTCGGCCCGCCAGGGCTGGGCAAGACCACGCTGAGCCACATCATTGCGGCCGAGCTGGGCGTGAATCTGCGCCAGACCAGCGGCCCGGTGCTGGAAAAACCCAAGGATCTGGCAGCACTGCTGACCAATCTGGAGGCCAACGATGTGCTGTTCATCGATGAAATCCACCGCTTGAGCCCCGTGGTCGAGGAAATCCTCTACCCGGCGCTGGAGGACTACCAGATCGACATCATGATTGGCGAAGGTCCGGCGGCGCGTTCCATCAAGCTCGATCTGCAGCCTTTCACGCTGGTGGGGGCCACCACGCGGGCCGGCATGTTGACCAATCCGCTGCGCGACCGCTTCGGCATCGTGGCGCGGCTGGAGTTCTACACCTCCGAGGAGCTGTCGCGCATCGTGCGCCGCAGCGCCGGCCTGCTCAAGGCACCGATTGACGACGAAGGCTGTTTTGAAATCGCCCGCCGCTCGCGCGGCACGCCGCGTATTGCCAACCGCCTGCTGCGCCGCGTGCGCGACTATGCCGATGTCAAAAGCGATGGCCGCATCACCCGCGAGATTGCAGACCTGGCCCTGGCCATGCTGGACGTGGACCCGCAAGGCTTTGATGTGATGGACAGAAAGCTGCTCGAAGCCGTGGTGCATCGCTTTGATGGCGGACCGGTGGGGCTGGACAATATCGCCGCCAGCATTGGTGAGGAGTCCGGCACCATTGAGGATGTGATTGAGCCCTATCTGATTCAGCAGGGCTTTTTGCAGCGCACGCCGCGCGGGCGCATGGCGACCAAGGCCGCCTATCTGCACCTGGGCCTGCCTGCGCCGGGCGACGATGCATCGACATAA
- a CDS encoding MgtC/SapB family protein, producing MQSLQSFQLAATMNTVLCLFVAFVCGGIIGLERQIRQRTAGLRTNTLVALGAAVFVDLAMRLAGAEGATRVISYVVSGVGFLGAGAIMKEGANITGLNTAATLWGSAAVGACAGSGLLPEAGIATLFVLASNTLLRPVVNYINRHPVAEHAGEATYYFYAICQQDAQADVREQIQELLEAANYPVRTVEKHDIQPNKTEIEAELFATAVHAQELDQVITQIEALPGVLQAFWSAGPQNN from the coding sequence ATGCAATCTCTACAAAGCTTTCAGTTGGCGGCCACCATGAACACGGTGCTGTGCCTGTTCGTCGCCTTTGTCTGCGGCGGCATCATTGGCCTGGAGCGCCAGATACGCCAGCGCACCGCCGGTCTTAGAACCAACACCCTGGTGGCCCTGGGCGCAGCCGTATTTGTCGATCTGGCCATGCGCCTCGCGGGTGCGGAGGGTGCCACCCGCGTGATCTCCTATGTGGTCTCCGGTGTGGGCTTTCTGGGCGCGGGCGCCATCATGAAGGAAGGCGCCAACATCACGGGGCTGAACACTGCCGCCACGCTATGGGGTTCGGCCGCCGTAGGTGCCTGCGCCGGTTCGGGCCTGCTGCCCGAGGCCGGCATCGCCACCTTGTTCGTTCTGGCCAGCAACACCTTGCTGCGCCCGGTGGTCAACTACATCAACCGCCACCCGGTGGCCGAGCATGCTGGCGAAGCCACTTACTATTTTTATGCAATTTGCCAGCAAGACGCTCAGGCGGATGTGCGCGAACAGATTCAGGAGCTGCTGGAGGCGGCCAACTATCCGGTGCGCACGGTGGAAAAGCACGACATCCAGCCCAACAAAACAGAAATCGAGGCCGAACTGTTTGCCACGGCTGTCCATGCACAGGAGCTGGATCAGGTCATCACCCAGATTGAAGCCCTGCCCGGCGTGCTGCAAGCGTTCTGGAGCGCAGGTCCGCAAAACAATTGA